A single region of the Silene latifolia isolate original U9 population chromosome 8, ASM4854445v1, whole genome shotgun sequence genome encodes:
- the LOC141596193 gene encoding aquaporin NIP1-1-like — MGEIARANGNHEVSVNVKEGDLPISSSSLDSSSCLSVPFLQKMIAEVLGTYFLIFAGCGSVTVNMDSNKMITFPGIAIVWGLVVMVMIYAVGHISGAHFNPAVTVAFAICRRFPWKQVPAYVLSQVLGATLASGTLRLIFHGHQTQFAGTLPSGSNLQSLVVEFIITFYLMFVISGVATDNRAIGELAGLAVGATILLNVMFAGPISGASMNPARSLGPAIVSNHYTGLWIYIVGPMAGAICGALVYNLIRFTDKPLREITKSGSFLKAKGSSVGRNSR, encoded by the exons ATGGGTGAAATTGCAAGGGCTAATGGAAACCATGAAGTTAGTGTAAATGTTAAGGAGGGTGATCTTCCAATTTCTTCATCTTCATTGGACTCTTCCTCTTGCTTAAGTGTTCCTTTCTTGCAAAAG ATGATCGCAGAAGTTCTAGGGACGTATTTCCTAATATTCGCCGGGTGTGGCTCAGTAACAGTCAATATGGACTCGAACAAAATGATAACATTTCCCGGAATAGCAATAGTTTGGGGATTGGTCGTTATGGTTATGATTTATGCCGTCGGACATATTTCCGGTGCTCATTTTAATCCTGCAGTCACCGTTGCTTTTGCTATTTGCCGAAGATTTCCATGGAAACAG GTACCGGCATATGTGCTCAGCCAAGTTCTAGGAGCAACACTAGCAAGTGGTACACTTCGACTTATATTTCATGGACATCAAACTCAATTTGCCGGAACATTACCTTCTGGATCGAACCTCCAATCACTTGTTGTCGAATTTATAATCACTTTCTACCTCATGTTCGTCATTTCTGGTGTCGCCACTGATAATCGAGCG ATTGGAGAACTTGCTGGTCTAGCTGTTGGAGCCACAATCTTGCTTAACGTGATGTTTGCAGG GCCGATATCAGGAGCATCAATGAACCCGGCAAGGAGTCTAGGACCGGCCATTGTATCAAACCATTACACGGGTTTATGGATATACATAGTCGGACCAATGGCCGGGGCAATATGTGGTGCATTGGTCTACAATCTCATTCGATTCACAGATAAGCCATTGCGCGAGATCACTAAGAGTGGATCCTTCCTCAAGGCTAAAGGTTCCTCTGTTGGACGCAACTCTCGCTAA